In Acuticoccus sediminis, the sequence CGAACCGCCGCGCAGCGTCGCGAAGCCGATCGTCCCCGCCTCGCGCGGTCCGGTATGCCCCTCGCGGGACATGACGGACTGGGACTTGAGGTCGATGCCCCTCCCCCGCGCGGCCGCGTCGCCGAGGAGGAGCGCCGTGCCGGACGGCGCGTCCACCTTGCGGCGGTGGTGCATCTCCAGCACCTCGATGTCGGCCTGCGGGAGCGCGGCGGCGGCCCGCTCCACCAGCACCGACAGGAGGTTCACGCCGAGCGACATGTTGCCGGACTTCACGATCGGGATGTGCCTGCTCGCGGCGTGGATCACCGTCTCGTCCGCCTCGGTGAAGCCGGTCGTGCCGATGACGTGCGCCGTGCCGAGGCCGGCGAGGCTGCTGGACAGCTCCGCCGAGGCGCCCGGGGACGTGAAGTCGAGGACCGCGTCGCAGTCGCCGAACACGGTCGGGTCCACGGACACGATGACGCCGGACTCGCCGACGCCCGCGATGACACCCGCGTCCTTGCCGGCTTCGCCCGCGCCACGCCGCTCGGTCGCCGCGGCGAGGGTCGTCCCCTCGGTCTCGACCACCGCGCGGACCAGCGCCCGCCCCATCCGGCCAGCGACGCCGGCTACACCGATCTTGATCATTGTCCCGGCTGGGGCCCTTCGTACCCCTCGATGATGACCTGTTCGCTGACCGAGCAGCGCTGCCGCACCTCGAGCGCCTTCTGGTAGCCCTCGGAATAGAAGCAGTCGACCGCCGCCTGATACGACGGGAACTCGATCACGACGTTGCGCTGGCGTGCCTCGCCGACGACCGCCTCGAACGGGCCGCCGCGGACCAGGAACTTCCCGCCGTACTCGGCGATCGGCGCCGCGTTCAGCGCGACATATTCCTTGTAACCCTCGAGATCGTGCACGTCGACGCGTGCCATCCAGTAACCCTTGGCCATCAATCCCCCTCCGTTTCTGCGCGCCGTGCGGCCTTGAGAGCGTACAGTGCATCGAGCGCTTCACGCGGGGATAGGGCGTCAGGGTCGATCTCGTCCAGCGTTTCCAGCGTGGCGGACCGCGAAGGCCCACCGGACGCGGCGTTTTCCGCCGGTTCCGCGCCCGCCGCGAACAGCGGCAGGTCGGCGGCGAGGGCGGCCCGCGCGGCGCCGCGGTCGGACTCCTCCAGCCGGGCGAGCACGTCGCGCGCGCGGCGCACCACCGTCGCCGGAAGCCCCGCGAGCCGCGCCACCTGCACGCCGTAGGAGCGGTCCGCCGCGCCCGCCTCGACCTGATGCAGGAAGACGATGTCGCCGCGGAACTCCTTGACGCGCATGGTCGCGTTGCCGATCCGCGAGCGCCGCTCCGACAGGGTCGTGATCTCGTGATAGTGCGTCGCGAAGAGCGTGCGGCAGCCGACCTCGTTCAGCCTCTCCAGCGCCGCCCAGGCGATGGAAAGCCCGTCGAAGGTCGCCGTCCCGCGGCCGATCTCGTCGAGAATGACCAGCGCGCCCGGCCCCGCCTGGTTCAGGATCGCGGCGAGCTCGACCATCTCCACCATGAAGGTGGAGCGCCCGGCGGCCAGGTCGTCGGACGCGCCGATGCGCGAGAACAGCCGGTCGACGATGCCGATCCGCGCGCGCTTGGCCGGCACGAACGAGCCGGCCTGGGCGAGCACCGCGATCAGCGCGTTCTGGCGCAGATAGGTCGACTTGCCGCCCATGTTGGGGCCGGTGAGGATCACCGCGCGGGCGAGCCCGTCGTCGTCCGGCGGCGAGAGCACGCAGTCGTTCGGCACGAAGCGGGAGCGGTCGCCGAGGGCGGCCTCGACCACCGGGTGGCGGCCCGCGTCGATCTCGAACGCGAGACCGTCCTCGATCGTCGGCCGGACCCAGCGCGAGACGGCGGCCCG encodes:
- the dapB gene encoding 4-hydroxy-tetrahydrodipicolinate reductase, which produces MIKIGVAGVAGRMGRALVRAVVETEGTTLAAATERRGAGEAGKDAGVIAGVGESGVIVSVDPTVFGDCDAVLDFTSPGASAELSSSLAGLGTAHVIGTTGFTEADETVIHAASRHIPIVKSGNMSLGVNLLSVLVERAAAALPQADIEVLEMHHRRKVDAPSGTALLLGDAAARGRGIDLKSQSVMSREGHTGPREAGTIGFATLRGGSVIGEHDVILALDSERVVLSHIAEDRGVFAHGAVAAALWAVKQPAGLYSMRDVLGLNEG
- a CDS encoding DUF1330 domain-containing protein, which produces MAKGYWMARVDVHDLEGYKEYVALNAAPIAEYGGKFLVRGGPFEAVVGEARQRNVVIEFPSYQAAVDCFYSEGYQKALEVRQRCSVSEQVIIEGYEGPQPGQ